The window CTGTTTCATCACTTAACAACCAATCGCGTAATTCGCCAACAGTTAAATGGCTTATTTGGCTGAATGATTTAACATCATGACTATCAATAATTAAACGGGTTACTTCATCCTCTTCATAAGGCACAACAACCTCATTTAAAAATGTTTTGAGCGGCACATCGGCCAGGGTTATTTGCGCGGCAACCCGTTCCTCATAGCTACCGGCGCATACGCCGGCCAACTCATCGCCCGAGCGGTAGGGCGATGCCTTGCCCAACAAAGTTTTCAAATCCTGAAACTTGTAAACCTTATGTCGTATGGTGTGGCGGTATGGCATTTTTGTTCATTAGTTCACTGGTTCATTAGTTCATTGGTGCTTACGGGTATCTTTGTTCATTTACAGATCAGGCGTTGCCATCATTTCGTCTGTAAGGGCTACTTTGTGTTTGCCCATAAGGATAAATATAATACTGATCAGGAGCAGGCCTGCAAAAAATATAATGCTCACCGTAAAGTTAAACCACATAATGGCAAATAAACTTACTATTGTTATAAGCAGCGCTATACCCGGAAACCAGGGGTACACAGGTGCCTTAAATGGTCGTGGAAGCCTTGGCTCCTTTTTCCTTAGGATGAACAAGCTCACCATGCACATAATGTACATGACAACTGCACCCAAAACCGACAGCACCAAAATTTGTGAGGTGCCATTTTTTGTATGGGTACCAATATAAATGGCGATAAAACTAACGGCTCCGGCTACAACCAACGCCCAATGCGGCGTTTTAAACCGGTGGTTTACGATATCTAATCCCTTTGGTAAATAACCACTCCTGGCCATGGCAAACACCTGCCTTGACGATGCCAGAATAGTGCCATGAAGCGATGCTATCAGCCCAAACAAGCCGATGCTGGCAAATATTTTGGTTAAGCCGCTTGCCTTGCCCAGTACAATCCCTATTGCTTCGGGCAAGGGGTAATCTAAAGTGCTTAGTTTGCGCCAATCGGTTATCCCGCCGGTAACAATCATTACGCCTAATGCCAATGCTACCAATGTAGCCAGGGCGCTAATGTAACCTTTAGGTATATCTTTTCGCGGGTCTTTAACTTCTTCGGCAACCATCGCTACGCCTTCAATAGCAAGGTAAAACCATATGGCAAACGGAAGGGCGGCAAATACACCTCCCCAGCCAAAAGGCATTGGATTACTCATGTAGTTACTCATTTTAAAATGAGGCGAAACTATACCTAAATACAAAACCAATTCGGCAACCGCCAAAATGGTTATGAATACCGAAAATGCAGCAGATTCTTTTACACCGAAACCATTAAGCAACAGGAATGCCGCATTAAATACCAAAGCCGAATGCATAACCGGGATTTCGGGGTATAAAAAGTGAAGGTAACTCCCTAAGGAAATAGCGATTGCCGGCGATGCAAAAAGAAAATCAATAAGCGTGGCATAACCGGCTATCAGGCCGCCAAATGGCCCCATGGCCCGGTAGCCGTAGGCAAAGGCCCCGCCTGCATGCGGAATTGCCGTGGTGAGTTCTGTGTAACTGAAAATGAACGTAATATACATCACAGTTATAACCACTGTGGCTATAAGCATCCCGATTGTACCGGCAACATCCCATCCAAAATTCCAGCCAAAGTATTCACCAGAGATCACCAGCCCTACAGCTATCGCCCATAAATGGACTGGTTTTAAAACTCTCTTTAATTGCTCTGCCGGGGGTGTTGCCATACGTTTTGATTTGCCGCCTTAAGATACTTATTGCGGGCCGAATATCAAAATAAAGACAGTCGTAAAGTGCCCCACCTAAATCCTCCCCGGAAGGGAGGACTTTAAGAAGGCATTGCAAACCAAAAGTCTCCCCTACCGGGGGAGATTTAGAGGGGGCTTAAACCTTCAACGTATTTTTTAAATAACCTATGCTGCTGGTAATGCTTGCCAGCGGATCTTTTGGCCCGTCGTGTTCAACAAAGAAATGCTTCATGCCGGCTGATTTAGCGGCTGCGAAGATTGGCTTAAAGTCGATAGTGCCGCTGCCTACAGGTAAAATGGTTTTACGCTCGGCATCCAAATCTTTCACATGCCAAAGCGGGAAACGGCCGGGATGTTGTTTAAACATTTCGACAGGGTCTTTACCGCCTTTAACGGCCCATGCCAAGTCGAGCTCCATTTTTACATTCTGTGGATCGGTTTCGCTCAGCAAAAGATCATAAGGAACTTTGCCGTCAACGGCATGAAATTCCATATCATGATTATGATAGGCAAATTGGATACCTACCTTTTTGGCGGCCTCACCCGTTTTGTTCAATACTTCAATGGTCGATTTGATTTCTTCGAGCGTTGCAGTTGGCGAATTGGCGCAAACCAGGTA is drawn from Mucilaginibacter ginsenosidivorax and contains these coding sequences:
- a CDS encoding sugar phosphate isomerase/epimerase family protein, whose amino-acid sequence is MNYNRRKFIQSTGTLVLGGMALSGRAASLLSNMAAPHAIGLQLFTFFGVIDEDVKGTLTKIAALGFKDMESAFSKKGGYYGMTPKEFKAMVNDLGMNWTSHHVLGAPFKLPPGTKLPNGADGKPMVIPPMKNLRDNMRELVDDAAAGGIKYLVCANSPTATLEEIKSTIEVLNKTGEAAKKVGIQFAYHNHDMEFHAVDGKVPYDLLLSETDPQNVKMELDLAWAVKGGKDPVEMFKQHPGRFPLWHVKDLDAERKTILPVGSGTIDFKPIFAAAKSAGMKHFFVEHDGPKDPLASITSSIGYLKNTLKV
- the eat gene encoding ethanolamine permease, with translation MATPPAEQLKRVLKPVHLWAIAVGLVISGEYFGWNFGWDVAGTIGMLIATVVITVMYITFIFSYTELTTAIPHAGGAFAYGYRAMGPFGGLIAGYATLIDFLFASPAIAISLGSYLHFLYPEIPVMHSALVFNAAFLLLNGFGVKESAAFSVFITILAVAELVLYLGIVSPHFKMSNYMSNPMPFGWGGVFAALPFAIWFYLAIEGVAMVAEEVKDPRKDIPKGYISALATLVALALGVMIVTGGITDWRKLSTLDYPLPEAIGIVLGKASGLTKIFASIGLFGLIASLHGTILASSRQVFAMARSGYLPKGLDIVNHRFKTPHWALVVAGAVSFIAIYIGTHTKNGTSQILVLSVLGAVVMYIMCMVSLFILRKKEPRLPRPFKAPVYPWFPGIALLITIVSLFAIMWFNFTVSIIFFAGLLLISIIFILMGKHKVALTDEMMATPDL